A section of the Roseovarius sp. W115 genome encodes:
- a CDS encoding acyl-CoA dehydrogenase family protein: protein MDFALSEEQTAIFDMAHAFGQENIAPHARDWEAQGTIPKELWPQVGDLGFGGLYVSEESGGSGLTRLDATLVFEALSMACPSVAAFLSIHNMCARMIDSFGSDEFKSRVLPDVIPMKTVLSYCLTEPGSGSDAAALKTRATRTNDGYTLNGTKAFISGGGYSDAYVCMVRTGEDGPKGISTVYVEDGAPGLSFGALEDKMGWRSQPTAQVQFDDCAIPAENLVGEEGQGFSYAMAGLDGGRLNISACSLGAAQQALNLTKTYMSERKAFGKSIDQFQALQFRLADLEIELQAARVFLRQAAWKLDTGAHDATAHCAMAKKFVTEAGSHIVNQCLQLHGGYGYLADYGIEKLVRDLRVHEILEGTNEIMRLIVARHMLAEA, encoded by the coding sequence TTGGATTTCGCTCTGAGTGAAGAACAAACCGCCATTTTCGACATGGCCCATGCCTTTGGTCAGGAGAATATCGCGCCTCATGCCCGCGATTGGGAGGCGCAAGGCACGATCCCCAAAGAGCTTTGGCCGCAGGTCGGCGATCTGGGCTTTGGCGGGCTTTACGTGAGCGAAGAGAGCGGCGGCTCCGGCCTCACGCGGCTGGATGCGACGCTGGTCTTTGAGGCGCTTTCCATGGCCTGTCCTTCGGTGGCGGCGTTTCTCTCGATCCACAACATGTGCGCGCGGATGATCGACAGCTTTGGCAGCGATGAGTTCAAATCCCGCGTCCTGCCCGACGTGATCCCGATGAAGACCGTGCTCTCCTATTGTCTGACCGAACCCGGCTCAGGCTCAGACGCCGCCGCTTTGAAGACGCGTGCCACTCGCACAAACGACGGCTATACGTTGAATGGCACCAAGGCCTTTATCTCGGGCGGCGGGTATTCGGATGCTTATGTCTGCATGGTGCGCACCGGCGAAGATGGTCCCAAAGGCATCTCAACCGTGTATGTAGAGGACGGTGCGCCGGGGCTCAGCTTTGGCGCGTTGGAAGACAAGATGGGCTGGCGCAGCCAACCAACGGCGCAAGTCCAGTTCGATGACTGCGCCATTCCCGCCGAGAACCTTGTGGGCGAAGAAGGCCAAGGGTTCAGCTATGCCATGGCGGGGCTGGATGGTGGGCGGCTGAATATCTCAGCCTGTAGCCTTGGGGCCGCTCAACAGGCACTCAATTTGACCAAAACATATATGTCTGAGCGCAAAGCTTTCGGCAAATCCATCGACCAGTTTCAGGCGCTGCAATTCCGCCTCGCCGATCTGGAGATTGAGCTACAGGCCGCGCGCGTGTTCCTGCGTCAGGCCGCCTGGAAACTCGACACCGGCGCACATGACGCCACCGCCCATTGCGCCATGGCCAAAAAATTCGTGACCGAAGCCGGCAGCCACATCGTCAACCAATGCCTGCAGCTGCATGGCGGCTATGGCTACCTGGCAGACTACGGGATCGAGAAACTGGTGCGTGACCTGCGGGTGCATGAAATCCTCGAAGGCACCAACGAGATCATGCGCCTGATCGTTGCACGCCATATGCTGGCTGAGGCATAG